catgtgttgtatgatcatgatgccagaacttgtgtcaaataaaaaaattaagataaaatagttgttattttttaattacaagaattgttttgagttgttgacactatatacaagttgttgacaagctgttgacatttgatatacaagttgttgatattttcatataagttgttgacatttaatACGAAAGCTATTGACATGTATTGCATGATCATGATACCAGAActtgtttcaaataaaaaaattaagagaaaatagttgttcttttttaattataagaattgtttttgcgttgttgacatttcaatacaagttgttgaactgattgacatttcatatatattacATACTGCTAAGTTCAAAAGTCAGAAACCACAATAGTTCTCCATGGTTTGTGTGGGTAGTGTAGGTTTTAGGAAGAAGCCTTCACCAACCCAAAGTTCGATGAGTTTAGAGGCACGTATCTCACAATCTTCCGGGAATGCACCCAGGTAAAGGAAACAGCCTTGAAGTCTAGCGGGCAAGTAAAGGTAGCTGAGAGCCAAGATCTCTAAGTAGGAACCCTCCCCCATTGAAGCAGCATCAGCAGTATCTTTTCTGTCTCCTGAATGAGAAGACCACCAACCACAAACAGTGACAAAGGAAGACCTTTACATTTCTCGGCGATCGATCTTCCAATTTCCTTCAAGTGATGAGGAGGGCAGGGCAATGTAACATCAtcattatcatttttcagcATATCACCGAAGGTAAGATAACAGAGCAACTGCCAGCTGTGCTCCAGCCCGAGCGGCTGCATCTCATGAAGTAAACTagatttttcagaaatttaTCAGTGACCTCCCGAAGCCTAGTGGTGAGAAGAATCCGGCTGTCGTTCTCCTTATCCGGCAAAGCGTGCGCGATCCACGATTAGAAACTTGAGATTGTAAAGCTCTTGATGCAGGCGCTGGAGCAACGTCTGCTCATCGCCCTGAGTGGCATAGTGGCTTGCTTGGTAGTTCTTGCTCTCCATGATTACTAGCAGTTCATGACCTCAcctataatttatttactactattaaatatcaaatgaactttgtaaatttgttaaatttagtcgtgcataaaaaatattattccgATAATTCATACTGAGAAACATGTTTTTACAAGCAGGACGAAATTAATtgatatcaaaatcataaaaataaaaaaataaaaacactttgACGAACTTTCAGTAGCCAACTTCATTTAGAACTTTCATCAAACAGTTGGCAGAAAGATGCAACACTTACATACCGGCGCATAATTCGTGACGCTCTTCACACCTCCAGAACCACCGCGGCCAGCGCGATGGAACTCATCCTCAACGTATAAGCTGATCGGCACAGTCTCTTCCTGCAAATCACAACAATTAAACCTTATCCACAAACTCCTTAATATCCCCTTGATTCAatcgaattaaaattaaaaacgtAAACACAACCTTGAAATAGTTTCCAACTGGAGAAGTATACACCAAAAATGTGTACTCGGAAGATGGCGCCAGCCCCAAAACCAGCACCTCCCTATCAGCAGAGGCTGAATGTCAATTTGACTGTGTCAACAACAATTCTAATAAGTATACACTATGTCAATAACAAGTATATCATGTTTAAAGCAATCACAATTatcttattactattatatcaaTTGTTAAAGTTTATAATGTCAACAATAATCCAAACAAGCATACACTATGTCAACAGTATACAATATCATCTCAATGACAAGTATATGCCGTTTATAGAAAACACAAGTATATTATCATAactatgtcaatagctattgtatgaaatgtcaataatcttacaaaatttaaacaaatccttAACTGGAAGAAGATGCTTGTTCTCTTCCGTTTTTTTCCAGTAACATTGTTCATTTCCATCACTTCCGATTCTACCATcgctaatcaacaaaaaaaaacagtagaaattgaattaaataaaaagttgCGAGATCTCTACTGAAATCGCGAGATAAAAGCAAAATTCAGCATTGAAATGAGCAGAAATCAgtattttcagatttttccCCAAATGTTCAAGCATTTTGATAAAAACGGCGAAGCTAAGTTGAACCTCAAAATAGCTGATTCCTCGACTTTCTGGATTCTACACAGAGCTCCGACGACAAACGCGAACAACAACAGCGAAAACATAGGTAACGATTTCTCTCACTAAAAATCAGTTCACATCCAACACAATTGATAATACAAAGCCTAATACCTCCAAATCCATACTCGAATCAACAATTAAGCTTCCGGCGAAGCGACGACGTGAGAAGCGAAGGCCGTTCGGAGCTTCGTGCAGTAGGAGCGGCGAAGCGCGATGAACAGCGGCGACGTTAAaccgcgagagagagagagggcgtGTCGGGAGGCGTGGTCGTCTCTGGCTTGATTGACGATCGACGAAGACGCTTGATGGTGGCGATATATATTAAAGAGGGTTTTAGGAAATAATTtcaaatctaattttattttttccaccatttgattaatgaaatgacacttatacccccgtgttgacataatgtgatagctattgacatttcattaatcttgtggattagtggctgagattgcatctcatttctcaatttagctaaataatctcaacctaacaacaccctatatatatatatatatatatttaatattagttagtctagataaaaaatttaatatttcatgtattaaaatagataatgtttatattaatttaagaaaatttatttcgtaaaataatatataattaaatacgaattaagtacttattaattagtttagataagattattcattaatgtcaatagctagggtatataaattaagtatgtaatataaaaaatttatttatagtaaataatgaatcttatatggtactaataataatatagatggtaagtagagcatcattaaaatataaaggatgataattatatatattataattaacaattatattaaagaataataaaattaaaatgaattattagtttttgtagataaaattaatgattaatgtataaaaatatttaatgttcaaattgttcaatgagcccatgtggtgtagtggtagatgtcttcttaactagaagagaggtcatgagttcaacctctaccaacaacaaattttaaaatattttgaaaaaaaaatagaaaatcggtttccggttcacggtccaaccggtctgaccggccggttccaccgattcacggcggttcaatgcagtggtggtttaaaggggtgaaccaaaccggactacctaccggttcgcggtccgaccgGTCAAACCGACCGGTCcagtccgatttttaaaacattggctATAAGTTTAATTAAGGCTCTTTTTTTCaatatgagattaattaattaatacaccACGATCATCTACTTGGAACGCAGATCAAttctatattattaaatttcacaaaattaaatatttcatcacTTATACGGCGTTAACCAAACTTAGATTCCTATAGATTTATTGTATATGTTGCAATAGTTGTATCAATTAGTTCTTCATTCTCTTTAGCTCAGATATTTAGACGCGTTTGATTTAAGTGATCAAATAGGCTACTTCTTAACtaaaatttttttatgtgtACAAAGTTGaattaatgaaaataattttatatttttgttagaaGAATACTTAAGTACTCCGTACTCATTTTTTCACAGGGTAGTAACTAGTGTCATCCACAGCAacatatgaaataaaatagtactaattCAAATACTTGGTTAGGCTGTTGAACTGAATGAGAATGATATTATTGGTCGATGTGTTTCATTTGTGTGGAAGCAAAGTTAAAAAGGCAAAGAAAATGAATCCATAAAAGATGATACTCCAATTCTAATGGAAGCAAGAGGAGTCACACAAATAGGCAGGTCGAAGAGCAGCGACCTCGGCCTTAACGGTAGCTAATTGGCACTCCGCAACATTCAACTGTTGATGCAACACACTAACCATCCCGGCACACCCGTACACAGGGTCTTTGATCCTGCAGTAGGCCTCGTACCACAACGTCTCCGCTGCTTCCCCTCTACACCTCACCGGAAGATCCTGCTCTTCTCCAAAAAAACATCCATCAATTCACtacaaatatatatactccTCAAAAATGTGTATATTAACTAACCATTAATTACCTGCAGTATTTTTCCAACATTGCTGGCGCCATAAATCTTGTGAACATATTCAAAACGACGTGGTTTATTCGATGGAAAATATGGAGCAAAAATGCAATCTGAAAGACATCTCCTCCTCAAATGCTTGCATGCTGCACACCGGCTTGAATTCATTTTCTACTCCAATCTCTCTTGTATTTGCTTATTATGAAGATCCAACTTTAGGTTTTCGTATTTATAGTGAAAGATGCTTACATTTTTTAACGGCTAGTTCACATATGGAAATCTCATTAGATATGAAAGTCTTGATTGTTTAaattgtgacaaattttcacTAAATTTTCTCAAATCATGCAAAAATTTGCATCATAATTttacgttttccttttttacttATTAGCTGGTTTCATATTTCCCACATGAAAACGTCTTTTCCtatttttactttactattgTTTGTCATAATGTAATAGTAGAAGAAAAACATAGtgtgttaataaaaaaaaacttaattgtTAATAAGCCTTTCGTTTCTTAGAATTATTAATTCACTACACTATTAATGAACCTCACCACATTTTTTTTACCTATTTCCATACTTGTTAAATATAACACTCACAACTTCATTCCTTCACTACAATATTTCTTACTTCAATTTATGCACTATGAAATCTAACTGAAATACACTGTTAATTAAAATTACATGGTTAAAAtatacaattaataaaaaaatacataagaGCATCTATCCGCCAGAAATTCATTTTCTTCCCGTCATGTCAACATTTTAAATCCAACCACAACACCTGCAATAAGAAAGGCTCAAAATCACTCACAACTTATTTCGCcatttttaatgtttttgagTTAAGCAAACAAAATAAATGCAAAATAACATAGATTTTAAATATACAATATTTAAAactacataattttaaaaaattatgaataacatatataaaaaaaagaaaaaaaattcaaatccgACAACAGGTATAAACCACAATAGGGATGGAAAACCTGCTGCTCACGGGCAGCGGCGCAGAGCCCACCGCCCACGTGGCTGAAACCACCCGGCGTCCCCCCTTTTCAACACATGCAATAGAGCCCCGAAAACTGCCGCACCCGGCTAGATATGGGCTATAGTGTGAATGGCCTAATCAAAATACgcaattcattaaaaaatcactCCCCTCCGTCAATACAAAATAGACAAGTTTTTACCATTTTGGGGTGTTCATCAAAATTTGATTAATtctaaaaattgaaagtttTAAACCAATCCTAACGCTACACATCATTGTAAATGTGGAccctacaatccactaacactacttccaccTCTCTTAGTTtgccaattatgcattaaaacccatGTTTTTTACAACTTGgtctatttttttttggacgaagggagtatatgattAATATCCTAATATACAATATCCTTTTTGTATTCTAATCAAACTATGTccgtaattttattaaatatagatTTTCTTAAaatgttaatttaattaaacaaataaataatgaatatttgtaatgaatattaaataattaataatgaaaaaaaagacaaaataaaaatggcaatatagaaaaagaaaaactaaaaatgaCGAGGAACGAAACATTTATAGTGCGATCTTTACATGTTTGGTTCCTCTGAAACATAGTGAAAGACAGATGTTGTAGGTGCTCTGAAATGCCGATTGTTGGTCAAATTTCTCGTAGTTTTATCTTTCGATTTTGTTTACTTCTAATTTAATAGATGTgttatgttttttaatttattagatcaattaaatacattaaatgTATAGTTTCACACATGTTTCTAAATACGccaatattttgaaaaaaggAATTCTAATTTCAATAATCAAAATGCTCACTATTTAACAGAGGATTCAACCTGTATATTGATTTCCGCTTAGAGGGGTATGCACTATGCAGTTTGATTTGCAATTTCTTATCTATCAAGTTTAATTCAAATTGATGCAAAATATCTAGTCATGAATTCACGCATGCTGCAATGCAATTAAATAATACTGTAGATTCATATAAATTCACGTATGTTTCTAAGTAGTTGTTTCAAGTGTTGAAGActccatataaattcatataaattctgTAGATGAAGTTACAACTTTTCTCACATATATTACTTTCAATGAAAATAATTGAttagtttgaaatttgaaacaAAAATGTGTTTTGTATGTGAAATTGGAGAACAAAAAGTTACAAATTataaggaaaaaaaacattAGAAGCTCAACTTAGTTCTCCACATTTCAGCaatcactttctttggttgtgGATTATCTTCACCTCTGTCTCTCTGCCCAGATGTGAAATACAACCATCCATCCCAAAAACCGGCCAACGTCGTCTTCACCCTGAACGGCCTCCTCCCCATCACAGACCATTGCTGCACCATTCACATTATCATACTATGTCAATTCATTACTTCCACATGTTAGAGCTGAATTTGATTCAAACATACATACCATGGTATCCAAATGAAATTGGAATATCTCTCCCACTAGGATCATCCTTTTACTCACCGGGTGCTTCTCTGTCGTCCCTCCCATTATGACAATCGAGTTATTCCAAATAATCCAAGACGATTCTATGTGGGAATCGGGTTTGGGCATGGGGTTCACAGCTTTCCACTTCATCTCACCATCAAGCATGTAGACATCCCCGTATACCACCTGAACAAGACGCAAGAAAATAGTAAAACACGAGATCAATCTAGGTACAACTCACAGGATACTCGTCTTGTGTTCTACCTCATGCCTCCTTGAGCATTTGAAAATAGGTGACCCGGGTTTTGGCATGAAATCACCCTCTTGACCGCCAATCACAAAAAGACTATCGCCAACCGCAACACAAGCCCTATTCACATATTCCAAGTTACTACCTTcgtcaacaaaaaaaaaacagacttGTTTTTCTCTTTTACGCCATCTCTATCTATTTATAGTAATACTAAGTTTCACTCTATAATGAGGTGGGTCCaatttccactaacaatacttcaatcaacttttctctctatctcaatctttactttaccaatttcgtCGACTGCCAAGCCTATTTTTTTAAGACGGAAGCATTACTATTCATCTTCTCACGAATAAACTAAAACTTGCAGATAAAAAGGAAGCCTTTTTTTACCTATGAGGTCCCCCTCGGGGCAGGGGTACCTCTTTTCGACATTCATTCTCGATTGCTCTACCATTCTCCACTGCAATGCTCCAATGGTCGGTTGCAGGTGTATGCCGATTCTCTTTGCTTCCACCCATTACATGTAGTCTTCCCCTCCATATCTGAGTTGCTGGAGCATATCTAAACCATCATCACATTCACCAAGTTATTGTTTTTCAGTTCAAAACAAAGTAATcttgatatatatataaggaGCTATAGCTAGAGTGATCTAGTAGTACTACCTAGCAGCTGGTAACGAGGGAATGCTCTCCCACTTCCTCGTCTTTGTGTCAAGGACAAAGGAAAGAGCCACGGGAGGGGCTGTGCACTGAGGGCCATGCTGTCCagacacaatgtacacatatcTTCTCCCATCACTCGCCACTCCCAAATGGGAATTCGCCATTTCTTTTGGCGTCTCGAATCTTTCAGTCCAATTTCTAGCCATAAATTTATAGACATCGACATGGGAATGCACTTACCAAAGAAGCATGACATCATAACAAAGAACTCACATTGATTTATGCATTCAAAGAGCTTACATGATCTAGGGTTCCATATCCGGAGAAAACGTAAAGAAGATCCTCAATCTGAATGGCAGAACCATCCAAACGCGGTACAGGCGCTGAAGCCATTTGCTCCCATTCTAATTCTGGAGCTGGTAGATCAGCAAATGTACCTGATAATTCCAGCTCATGTTCATTACTATTCCCCTGCGATCATCAAATAACTCTTTCATTCAGGCATTTCCACAAACAGGTAGTACCTTACAACACAAAACATCACATTTTGAACCATCACTAGTGATCAAACCAACCAATTGCAAAATCTATAGATGCAAAATTCAATACACAAACCACATCACTAATGCTGAAACTCAATCGATGCAAAATTCAGAGGCCGGCCAATCAATCAATCAACTAATGTAATCTTCCATATTTTCACATTTCTATACATAGTGTATGTAATTTAATAGTGATTCAACCTTACAAATATAGGGtaattaagtaaaaaaattatagttAATAAAAAATCGGTTTAAATAAAAACCGGTTTAAAATGTGAGGGCATATTGTAtattaatttatctttattcgTACAAATAATACTGATTCATTCAGTAAATTTACAATTAAATATCTACATTACCACATTGATTCGACCTTATTCTAGGACTACATTTACAGATTTACTTTTCCAATTTGCTGCCACACTATGAAACCTTTTATATGAAACTCAAACTAAGATGAATATTCTATATTTACTTCTTTTTATTCTTACAATTCTATCAAtataatttatctaaattacacATTAAGCTCACAGTACCATTCTATATTAAGTTAAATATTTCAATGAGATttgattattaatatatatatttagataTGAAATATACTTCTACCGTCACAAAAAGTATGCACTTTTGGTTggatacaaattttaatgtataattggtgaagtaagagaaagataaaaagaaaaaataattaaaatattgttaatggagaatgagtctaATCACAATAGAGAGAatagagtttctaaaattagaaagtgaatactcttgtgggacggaagaagtattatttatgtatttggaatgagttttttaatttcaagattttcatgtatgtattttttaagtattaatgttattctaattattaatttattaaattttatggtacatgacatttatttaatagtataagTCAATTATATTAATCGGTTGTATCTGAAatgagttttttaattttaatatatttatatatgttttattattattattattattatcaatattaatgttattttattatcattttattatattttacatggcattttatttaatataagtCAATTAAATTCATTGATCCGTTATCTGAATAAAGCCAATTGATCtaatagtttattttgttttattattaaacCATCTATTTTACTATAATATATCAACCTATTTAAAACATCCACTaattatattctattaatttagtGAAACCATTAATCATAATTTAGtaattactattaaataaacttCATATGTGCTTCATTTCAAATTGAAAGTTATAACGATTATCTAATGCACAATCCACCTCAAAGCCCATAtagttcaataaataaatattagggttagttttataaatttatgatg
This DNA window, taken from Salvia splendens isolate huo1 chromosome 18, SspV2, whole genome shotgun sequence, encodes the following:
- the LOC121776189 gene encoding kelch repeat-containing protein At3g27220-like isoform X4, with translation MARNWTERFETPKEMANSHLGVASDGRRYVYIVSGQHGPQCTAPPVALSFVLDTKTRKWESIPSLPAARYAPATQIWRGRLHVMGGSKENRHTPATDHWSIAVENGRAIENECRKEVPLPRGGPHRACVAVGDSLFVIGGQEGDFMPKPGSPIFKCSRRHEVVYGDVYMLDGEMKWKAVNPMPKPDSHIESSWIIWNNSIVIMGGTTEKHPQWSVMGRRPFRVKTTLAGFWDGWLYFTSGQRDRGEDNPQPKKVIAEMWRTKLSF
- the LOC121776189 gene encoding kelch repeat-containing protein At3g27220-like isoform X2, with the translated sequence MHKSIFETPKEMANSHLGVASDGRRYVYIVSGQHGPQCTAPPVALSFVLDTKTRKWESIPSLPAARYAPATQIWRGRLHVMGGSKENRHTPATDHWSIAVENGRAIENECRKEVPLPRGGPHRACVAVGDSLFVIGGQEGDFMPKPGSPIFKCSRRHEVVYGDVYMLDGEMKWKAVNPMPKPDSHIESSWIIWNNSIVIMGGTTEKHPVSKRMILVGEIFQFHLDTMQWSVMGRRPFRVKTTLAGFWDGWLYFTSGQRDRGEDNPQPKKVIAEMWRTKLSF
- the LOC121776189 gene encoding kelch repeat-containing protein At3g27220-like isoform X3 — translated: MANSHLGVASDGRRYVYIVSGQHGPQCTAPPVALSFVLDTKTRKWESIPSLPAARYAPATQIWRGRLHVMGGSKENRHTPATDHWSIAVENGRAIENECRKEVPLPRGGPHRACVAVGDSLFVIGGQEGDFMPKPGSPIFKCSRRHEVVYGDVYMLDGEMKWKAVNPMPKPDSHIESSWIIWNNSIVIMGGTTEKHPVSKRMILVGEIFQFHLDTMQWSVMGRRPFRVKTTLAGFWDGWLYFTSGQRDRGEDNPQPKKVIAEMWRTKLSF
- the LOC121776189 gene encoding kelch repeat-containing protein At3g27220-like isoform X1 encodes the protein MARNWTERFETPKEMANSHLGVASDGRRYVYIVSGQHGPQCTAPPVALSFVLDTKTRKWESIPSLPAARYAPATQIWRGRLHVMGGSKENRHTPATDHWSIAVENGRAIENECRKEVPLPRGGPHRACVAVGDSLFVIGGQEGDFMPKPGSPIFKCSRRHEVVYGDVYMLDGEMKWKAVNPMPKPDSHIESSWIIWNNSIVIMGGTTEKHPVSKRMILVGEIFQFHLDTMQWSVMGRRPFRVKTTLAGFWDGWLYFTSGQRDRGEDNPQPKKVIAEMWRTKLSF